ACAACGTCGCCGCCGCCGAATGGGTTCTTCAGACTGGCCTCGTCGACCCGAAGAAGATCGTCATCATGGGCGGCAGCTACGGTGGCTACATGACCATGATGGGCGTGACCAAGCAGCCCGAACTCTGGGCCGCCGGTGTCGCCGTCGTGCCCTTCGTCAACTGGTTCACCGAGATCAAGAACGAAGACCCGCTGCTGCGCGAGTACGACATCGCCACCATGGGGGACCCCGACGATCCAAAGAATCGGAAGCTCTTCGAGGATCGCTCACCCGCCTTCCACGTTGACCAGATCAAGGCGCCGCTGCTCATGCTCGCCGGCGGACACGACCCGCGCTGCCCGGCTTCCGAGACCCGCCAGGTCGAGCAGGCCATCAAGAAACGCGGCGGCAAGGTCGAGGTGAAGATCTACGAGAACGAGGGCCACGGCTTCTCGAAGGTCGAGAACCAGATCGACGCCTACACGCGCGTGGCGAATTTCCTGCGCCTGCACGTCCCGCCCGCCGACTGTGGCTGCACGCTGCCGTAAAGCACCAACGCAGTTGTGGCGAGGCCTAGCCCGCCCCGAGCAGGTCGAGGAGGCCTCGAACGCGCAGCCCGAAGGGCGGCATTTGTTCGAGCCCAGGCCGTTAGGCCTGGGGGCCGAGCGTTCTTTTTCGTTATGAGCCCGCTTTAGCGGGCGGCACTGACGATCGCCTTCACCAGCCCCGCCATCGTGTACTCCTTCGCTTCGATGGCGGGCTTCAGGCCGGCCTCGCGCAGCGTCCCCGACGTCACCGGCCCGATCGACGCGAGCTTGATCCCCCGCAGCAGTTCCCTACGGCGCACCAGTGCCATGAAGTTCCTCACCGTCGAGGAGCTGGTAAACGTGATCACGTCCGGCAGGCGCTTCGCGCTTAGAGCAGCTCGCAACCGTCGCTCGGAATCTCGCGGGATCACCGTCTCGTACGCCTCCACCACGTCCACCAGCGCTCCGGCGCGCCGCAGCTCCCGCGGGATCACGTCGCGTGCCACTTTCGCGCGCACCAGCAGGACGCGCTTGCCCCGCACCTTGCCGCGCAGGGCCCGCACCACCGACTCGGCCACGTATTCCCGCGGCATCACCGCGACCCGCAACCCGCGCTCCTCGAGCGCGCGCCCGGTCGCCGGGCCGATCGCCGCGATCTTCAGCCGGCGCAGCGCTGCCGGCTTGACTCGCAGCCTACGCGCCCGCGCGAACATCGCTTCCACGCCGTTCACGCTGGTGAGGATGAGCCACTCGTAGCGCTCGAGTTCCTGCAAAGCCTCGTCCAGCGGACGGTAGCTGCGGGGCCGCCGGATCTCGATGCAGGGGATGGTCTGGACGGTCGCGCCCTCGTTCCGCAGCAGTACTGCCAGGCTCCCTGCCTGCTTGCGGGCGCGCGTGGTCAGCACTCGCCGGCCGGCGAGCGGCTTTCGCGCTCTGGTTGCGCGGCTCACGGCTGCTGCGGCACCGCGACGCTTTTTCCGTACACCTGCTCCAGGATCTTCGCCGCGCCCCGCTTCAGCAGCGTCTCTCCGACGCTGCGCCCCAGCTTCTCCGGGTCCGGACCCGTCCCGCCTTCGCGCATCACATTCGTGCCTGCGGGATCCGCTACCACGGCGATCACGTTCACCTCACCATGCTCCACCCGAGCGTGCGCCCCGATCGGCACCTGGCAGCCGCCGCCCAGGCAGCGCAGCACCGCGCGTTCGCAGTCTGTCGCGGCGCGGTCATCCGGCGAATCGAGGAATGCCAGCGCCTCGCTCATCTTGCTGTTCCCCAGCCGGATCTCGATCGCCAGCGCTCCTTGCCCCACCGCGGGACACATCTGGCTCGTCTCGAAGTATCCCTTGATGCGCTGCGTCAGCCCGAGCCGCTTCAGCCCCGCAGCGGCCAGGATGATCGCGTCGTACTGCCCCTCTTCCAGCTTGCGCAGCCGCGTGTCCACGTTCCCGCGCAGCGGGTGGACATCCAGGTCGCCCCGCATCTGCTTGAGCTGCGCCTGCCGTCGCAAGCTGCTCGTCCCGACCTTCCCGCCCTGCGGCAACTCCGCTAGCGAGCCATACTTCACCGAGAGGAACGCGTCCCGCGCATCTTGCCGCTTCGTGATCGCGGCGACCTCGAACCCCGGCGGCAGCTCCGTGGGCAGGTCCTTCAGCGAATGCACTGCCAAGTCGACCTCGCCGGCCGCCAGCGCCTCCTCGATCTCCTTGGTGAACATCCCCTTGGTGCCGACTTGCGCCAGCGCGACGTCGGTGATCTTGTCGCCCGTGGTCTTGATGACCTGGATCTCGACCTCGTGCCCCTTCGCGCGCAGTTCCGCCGCGATGTGGTTCGCCTGCCAGAGCGCCAGTTGCGAGCCGCGCGAGCCGATGCGCATGCGGGCCATCAGCGGCCCTCGCCTGCCTTTTTCTCGGATAGATTGAAGACCCGTCGGATCAGGTCGATCACGGTAGTCGCTTCCGGGTCCTTCGCGGCCGACTTCAGCGTGCTGATAGGCGCGTGCATGATCTTGTTCACGATGCCGCGTGTCATCGCCTCCACCGCTAGCTCCTGCTCCGGCGTCAGCTTGCCCAGCCGCCCGCGCACGCGGTCAATCTCCGCCTGCCGGATGGTCTCCAGTTGCTCTTGCAGTGAGACGATCGTCGGCACCACCGAGAGCGTCTGGAGCCGCGCCTCGAACTTCCGCACCTCTTCCTCGACGATCTGCTCCGCCCGGTCCGCCTCGCGCTTCCGGTCCTCGACGTGCTCCCCCACCACCTGCTGCAGGTCGTCGATGTCGTAGACGAAGATGCCTTCCAGCTTCGCCA
The Terriglobales bacterium DNA segment above includes these coding regions:
- a CDS encoding prolyl oligopeptidase family serine peptidase, yielding NVAAAEWVLQTGLVDPKKIVIMGGSYGGYMTMMGVTKQPELWAAGVAVVPFVNWFTEIKNEDPLLREYDIATMGDPDDPKNRKLFEDRSPAFHVDQIKAPLLMLAGGHDPRCPASETRQVEQAIKKRGGKVEVKIYENEGHGFSKVENQIDAYTRVANFLRLHVPPADCGCTLP
- a CDS encoding uroporphyrinogen-III synthase, producing MSRATRARKPLAGRRVLTTRARKQAGSLAVLLRNEGATVQTIPCIEIRRPRSYRPLDEALQELERYEWLILTSVNGVEAMFARARRLRVKPAALRRLKIAAIGPATGRALEERGLRVAVMPREYVAESVVRALRGKVRGKRVLLVRAKVARDVIPRELRRAGALVDVVEAYETVIPRDSERRLRAALSAKRLPDVITFTSSSTVRNFMALVRRRELLRGIKLASIGPVTSGTLREAGLKPAIEAKEYTMAGLVKAIVSAAR
- the hemC gene encoding hydroxymethylbilane synthase, translated to MARMRIGSRGSQLALWQANHIAAELRAKGHEVEIQVIKTTGDKITDVALAQVGTKGMFTKEIEEALAAGEVDLAVHSLKDLPTELPPGFEVAAITKRQDARDAFLSVKYGSLAELPQGGKVGTSSLRRQAQLKQMRGDLDVHPLRGNVDTRLRKLEEGQYDAIILAAAGLKRLGLTQRIKGYFETSQMCPAVGQGALAIEIRLGNSKMSEALAFLDSPDDRAATDCERAVLRCLGGGCQVPIGAHARVEHGEVNVIAVVADPAGTNVMREGGTGPDPEKLGRSVGETLLKRGAAKILEQVYGKSVAVPQQP